CAATTCCGACCCACCCAGGAAAAGTGGCCGGAATCGGCTCGGAACACCGGCCGAATTCCCCTCGGAATGGTGGCCGGATTCACGTCGGAACAGTGGCCGGTTTGGCCTCGGAATGGTGGCCGGATTGCGTCGGAATACGCACGCCTCGACCGGCAGGTCGGGCAGGATCTCCTTGCGGAAGAGCCCGGCCCAGGACCGGTCGAGGAGTTTTCTCCGCTTGGGTCCCAGGTACGCCCAAGGGTCGAAAAGAGAGCCTGTGCGTCGGTCCCGGACGTGGAACATGAATTCTCCTGTAAGCTAATGATATTTAAGGAGAATTGTCTCGCAAAGACCAACGGAAGTCAAGGGGGAAATGACGGATTCCTCAAGAAATTCACGCCATTGTCAAAGAGTGACTTTTTGCATGGGCGTCAACAATAAATCCATTCCCAAGCGAAAAGCTCACGCTCTCAATTTTTTCGCGAAAAGCTGGTGGGTCCATATTTGTCTGCGTCGGTGTTTGCTTTAACGCCAACCGCTTGCGGACCGTATCTGCAATTTCCTCCGCCGTTGGGTATTCTTTTGGCGGTGTTTGTGGCAGAACATTACCCTTTCCAACTTGCGATTTGGCAATTTCGTTGGTTGGAGAGCTTGGTTGCTCTGATGTTTTACGATATTCCTTTTGATATATTCTCTTAAAGAGAAGATAACTCCCACCCCCTACAATACTTCCAACCAAAGCCCCAATTAATATTGCTACGGTCAGGGTCATTTTGGGATATTCAACCCCATGAGAAGCATATAGACTTACTCCCCATCTTTTTACAGAGTCATGTGTCGCAACCCAGTATAACAACGCCAAAGCACATAATATGGTTAATGCTACGGCAAGCGGAACGTTTTGGTAACCGCTTAGTTGGAGTGCTACTTGGGACGCCGTAAAGGCAATTAACGGTATCTTTCGGATATTGTGGATCGGTTTCGTCTGTATGCCTCCGTTAAGCTATCCTCGCATATTATGCGTAGGTTACTTGATCGTTCTCTTAGTGCCAAGGTGATAATCGCGAAATAAAAAAACCCGCCCCGGTCCGTGATAGATGACCGGGGCGGGGCTGGAAGTAGTCAGCAGTTCGTCAGCACGTCGAGCTGCTTTCCTTCCGGATCGACGATTTCCACCTTCACGGGCAGCTTTCCATCCAGCGCATGGGTCGCGCAGGAGAGGCATGGGTCGTAGGCTCGGATCGCCATCTCCACCTTGTTGAGCGCCCCTTCGTCATAGACGCCGTTCCTGATCACCAATGAGGCCGCCTGCCGCACGGACATGTTGATCGCGGCGTTGTTGTTGGTGGTCGCCACGATGAGGTTGACGTTCGTGACGATCCCGTTGTCGTCGGTTTCGTAGTCGTGGATCAGCGTTCCTCTCGGCGCCTCCACGGAACCGACGCCGCGCGCGGCCCTCGGCGTGACCGGGACCCGCACTTCGGTGCTCGTGATTTCCGGGTCGTTCAAAAGCTCGATGATCCGTTCCGAGGCGTGGAGCAGCTCGATCAGCCGGGCCCAGTGGTAGAGGAGAGTGAGCTGGGCGGGCCTGCCGAAGGCGCTCCGGAACTCCTCGAACTCCTTCTGCGCGAGCGGCGTAGTGATCCCGTCGCAGACGTTGAGCCGGGCGAGCGTGTTCACCCGGTAGATCCCCGAGGGCGCCGCGAGATCCATGGAGAACTTCCCGGCTTTCTTCATGTAGGGAAACTTGAGGTACGTCCACGGCTCCACGTGCTCCACGATGTGGTCCGTGTACTGGCCGGAGGCGAAGTCCTCGTATTTCCCGTCGGCGGTCATCATCCGCAGGGCTCCGTCGTAGAGGTCAAGGGCGCCGTTCTTCCCCACCGTGCCCAGGAACCCCGTCTCGATGACGCCCAGCGTTTTCACCACTTCGAGGTATTTCGGGAAGATGTTCTTCTTCGCATAGTCCATCGTGAACTTGGCGAGCTCGTGGATCTCCTGCGCCATGGGTTTGATCGCGTCCCGCTCTTCGGCGGTGAGCGCCTTGCTGAACCCTCCCGGCACCGCCGTGACCGGATGGATCGATTTCCCCGAAACCTTATCCAGCATCCGGGCGCCGAGTGTCCGGCACCGGACGACCGTCTTCGCCACGTCGGGCACAGCCCCGGCGATCCCGATGACGTTCCGCACGGCGTAAGGGGCGTCCGGACCCATCACGAAGTCGGCCCCCGAGAGGAAGTAGAACTGGAGGATGTGTTCCTCGGTGAAGGCGATGAAGTTGCACAGCTCGCGCAGCTTCCTCCCCGCGGACGGGATCTCCGCCACGCCGAAGACGGCGTCGCACGCCTTCGCGCTCGCGAGGTGGTGGGACCAGGGGCACACGCCGCAGATGCTCGTCACGATCCGCGGCAGCTCCTCCACGGGCTTTCCGAGGAGGAACTTCTCGAACCCCCGAAGCTCGATCACGTTGACCTTGGTGTCCTTGACGTTCCCGGCGTCGTCAAGCTGGATGGTCACCTTGGCATGGCCTTCTATTCTCGTCACCGGCTGGATAACTATTTTTTGTGTCATCGCATACCTCCTTTACGGTCTTTTCGCCAGGGGCCGCAGCCGTCCCTGGGCGCCGATGTAGCGCTGGAAGGTTGCCGCCCGGTCCGGGATGGTTTTCGGATCGAGGCCGATGCTGGAAAGCGCCCCCATAATTTCGACGAGCGGATTCGCGTCCTTCCGGATCGGGCCGAAGCAGGCCCGGCACGGCATCCGCCCCTTGATGCACCGCGGCGTCTTCTCGGACCCGCCGCAGCCGGATCTCGTCACGGGGCCGAGGCACAGGTAGCCGAGCTCCATGAAGCAGCGGGACCCCTCGAGGGCCTGGCCTTCCGGGATGATCGATTCGAGCGGACGCTTCAGGGAGATATCCGCCTTCTCCTCCCGCTTCACCGGGCAGTCGTCGCACACGCTCCTCTCCGGCAGGGAGAACGCTTTACCCTCCAGCAGCGATACGAGCGCCTGCGCCACGATTTCCGGCGCCGTCGGGCAGCCGGGGAGGTAGACATCCACCTTCACGACCTCGTCCAGCGCGTAGACCCGGTCGGTCAGCGGCGGAATGTCCGTGGCCGGCGTGGGCGCGGGTGGCGTCGACTTCGACCCCCGGTACACCTTGTCGAGCAGCTCTTCGAGCTTGAACTGGTTCGCCAGGGCGGGGATCCCGCCGAAGCATGCGCAGCTTCCCAGGGCGATCAGTATCTTGCACTTCGCCCTCATTTCCTTCGCGAGCTCCCGGTTCTCCTCGTTCCGGATCCCGCCGGAGATGATGCCGACTTCCGCCTCGGGAATCTCCATCTTCGTGCCCTGCCCCGTCTGCCCGAAGATCTTGTGGTCCATGAGAACCGGCATGTGGACGAACTGAAGCTTCGGGAGAAGGTCCAGCAACGGTTCCCCGATGTCGAGAACGGTCACCTCGCACCCCCCGCAGATCGAGAACCACTCCTCTGCGACTCTTACCATGGTTTACCTCCTTCGCCTGACGGTTGAATACATGTTCCTACGTTGCACTTTCCACCTTGACTTCGGTAGCCAGTTTGCGCGTGAAGACGTAGAACGCCCCCCCTTCCTGAAACGTCCTCGCGTCGTAGCCGTTGGACGCGTAGCTTTCCCGGGCGGCGCGCGCCTCGGACTCGTCCTTGTACTCCGCGCCGTCCCACATGTATTTCTTACCCTCGAATTTCCTGGCGATCTCCATGCGCGCTCCTGGGGCTATGTCCGGTACGGGCTCGGACCCAGCTTGCGGACCTCCTCGGTGAACTCCCGCATGACGGCGGCGAACTTTCCCCCTTCCGACGCGGAGACCCATTCCAGGCGGAACCTCTCGTTCTCGATCCCGAAGTCCTCCAGCATGAGGAAGATCCCATCCGCCCGCTTCTGCGCCGTAAGGTTCCCCTCCAGGTAATGGCAATCCCCGGGATGGCACCCGCACATGATCACCCCGTCCGCCCCCTTGGTGAGCGCGTTGATGACGAGGTTCGGATGGACCATGCCGGAGCACATCACGCGGATGATCCGGACGTTGGGCGGGTACTGCTGCCGCGACACGCCCGCCAGGTCCGCGCCGGCGTAGGAACACCAGTTGCAGGCGAGGACGATGATCAGGGGCTCGAATGTTTCGTCTTCCACCGTCGGCCTCTTTATCCGCCCGCCGCCTCGAGAGCCGCGGAAATCTGAGCTCCGATCTGCTCGAGCGTGAACCCGCGGACGTACACCCCCTTCTTCGGGCAGGTCGCCATGCAGGTCCCGCATCCCTTGCAGAGACTTTCGTTGATCTCGACGGTCTTCTTGACCGCCCCCTTGAACATGTACTCGAGGAGGGTGACCGCCTTGAACGGACAGGGGTCGACGCAGTAGGCGCATCCGTCGCAGTTCGCGTCGACCACGTGTGAGATGTTCGCCTCCAGGTCGAGGGCGTCCTTCGAGAGGATGACGGCCGCCTTCGCGCTCGCGGCGCCCGCCTGGACGATGCTTTCCTCGATCGTCTTCGGCGAGTGCGCCAGGCCGCACAGGTAGACCCCGTCGGTCGCGAAATCCACCGGCCGAAGTTTAAGGTGCGCTTCGAGGAAGAACCCGTCCTGGTTCAACGGGACCTTGAAGTGCTGCGCAAGGGCCTTGCTCTCTTCGTTCGGGATCGTTCCCGCCGACAGGATGACCAGGTCCGCGGGGATCTCGAGATCGAATCCCAAAACCGTGTCGCGGACGCCGACGTTCAGCCCCTTCCCGTTCGCGGCGACCTCCGGTTTGAGGTTTTCGTCGAACCGGACGAACGCGACGCCCTCCTGCCGTGCCTTCGTGTAGTACCCCTCCCGGAACCCGTATGTCCGGATGTCGCGGTACAGGACGTAGACGTTCGTTTCCGGCGAGAGCTCCTTGATCTTCAGGGCGTTCTTCACGGCTTCCGAGCAGCACATCCGCGAGCAGTAGGGGCGATCCTCGTTCCGCGATCCGACGCACTGGATCATGACGACCGTCTTCGGCGCGCCGCCTGTCCCCGCGAGGAACCGTTTCCCGTCCGCCGCCAGCCGCTCCTCCAGCTCCAGCTGCGTCAGGACCCGTTCGTCCTGCCCGTATAGGTATTCCTTCGGGAGGTATTCCTTCGCCCCCGTCGCGACGATCGCCACCCCGTGTTCGATCTCCCTATCTTCTCCGTTCGTCCGGACCTTCGTGCGGAAGTGCCCGATGGAGCCCTCCACCTTCACGATCCCGGCCTCCGTCAGCACGTCGATCTTGTCGCTCGCTTCCACCTTGCCGAGCAGGGAGGAAAGCTCCCGCCGCGGATCTTCGCCGTCGAGCAGGTAGCGCAGGCGCCGCAGGTTCCCGCCGAGCTCCTTCTCCTTTTCCAGGAGGTAGACGTCGTACCCCTGGCCCGCCAGGTCGAGCGCGGAGGTCATGCCGGAGACCCCGCCCCCGATGACGAGGGCGGCCTTCGTCACGCTCACGGACCCCTTCCGCAGCGGTGTAAGCAAAACCGCCTTCGCGTCCGCGATGCGCACCAGGTCCTTCGCCTTCGCCGTGGCTTTTTCCGGCTCGTGCATGTGCACCCAGGAGCACTGGTCCCGGATGTTCGCCATTTCGAAGAGATAGGGATTGAGCCCCGCCTCCCGGATCGTGTTCCGAAAGAGCGGTTCGTGCGTCCGGGGGGTGCAGGAGGCGACCAGGACGCGGTTCAGTTTGTGCTCCCGGATCTTCTCCTTGATCCGCTCCTGCGCGTCGTTGGAGCAGGTGTAGAGGTTGTTCTCCGCGTAGACCACCCCCGGGAGCGTCCGGGCGTATTCGACGACCCCCGGAACGTTGACCACCCCGGCGATGTTCGTTCCGCAGTGGCACACGAACACGCCGACCCGGGGCTCCTGCCCGGCCACATCCAGTTCCGGCGGATACTCCTTGGGAAGGATCAGGCTGCCCTTGACGTCGCTTAAGAGCGAAAGGACCTTCGACGCGGAGGCGCCCCCCTGCATGACCGTCTCCGGGATGTCCTTCGGCTCCGTGAACGGCCCCGCCACGAAAACCCCGTCCCGAGTCGACTCGATCGGCCGGAAGGCGGAGGTCCGGCAGAAGCGGTGGTCGTTCAATTCGAACCCGAATGTCGCGGCGAGCTCCTGCGCTTTTTTTGGCGGCTGCATGCCGACGGAGAGGACGACGAGGTCGTACTCCAAGGAAGCTTTCCGGTCGTCCTCGGCAAGGTAGTGGACCTTCAGGTTCCCCGTCTCCGGGATCTCCTCGACGGACGGGACCCGGCACCGGATGTAGCCCACGCCGTTCTTCTTCGCCGTCTCGTAGTAGGCCTCGAACCCTTTTCCGTATGCCCGGACGTCCATGAAGAAGATGTCGCAGTGCAGCGCTTCCTTCGAGTGCTCCTTCGCGATCACCGCTTCCTTGGTGGCGTACATGCAGCAGACGGAGGAGCAGTAGTCCCTCTCGTGGTCCCTCGACCCGACGCATTGCAGGAAAGCGATCCGTTTCGGATGGCTCCGGTCGGACGGCCGCAGCACTTCGCCGGAGAACGGCCCGGAGGCGGAGAGGATCCGCTCGAATTCGAGGGCCGTCAGTACATTACGGTACCGCCCGTACCCCAGGTCCTCCTTGACCTTCGGGTCGAAGAGCTCGAACCCCGGGGAAAGAACGACCGCGCCGACGTTCAGCTCTACGGTTTCGTCCTGCCGCTTGTAGTCGATCGCCTTGGCCTCGCACACCGCCTCGCAGATCCCGCACACGTCGTGGTTGAGGTGGAGGCAGGTCTCCTTGTCGATCACCGGTTTGTTCGGGACCGCCTGCGGGTAGAGGATGGAGACGGCGGGACGCCTGTCCAGGTTCAGGTTGTATTCGTTGTGGATCGGGACCGTATCCTTCCCGCTGGTGAGGGAAGACACTTTCTTCCCGACGGGGCAGATGAAATCGCACGCCCCGCACGTCCAGCAGATTCCGTTGTGCTTCCCGAAGGGCGACTCGAGCCGCTTCCTCGGGCCCCTCCCCGAAAAGCCGACAGCGCTCCGGCCCATCCGCTCCGCGCACATCCGGACGCAGAGCCCGCAATAGACGCAGTCGTCGTTTTTGCTCGCGATCCGCGGCTCCTTAACGCCGAGATCCGAGGCGATCCTCCGGATGACGTCCGACCCCGGACATCGGGCAAGGAGAAGCTCCGCGACGATCTTCCGGGCCCTGCGGACCCTCTCCGTATCGGTGAGGACGGAGATCCCGTCGATCGCGGGATAGGAGCAGGAAGCGTGGAGCGCGGGACCCCTGCCCGGCGCCTGGACTTCGACCACGCAGAGCCGGCAGGCGCCGTACGGCGTGAGCGCCTTGTGGTGGCACAGGGTCGGCACCTTGACCCCGATCTTCTCGACCGCGGAGAGAAGCTTCGTTCCCGCCTCGACCTCGACGCTCTGTCCGTTCACCGTGAGGCGGATCATGTTCCCTCCGGGCCCGGCGGTCCCGTGACCTTCATGACCGCCGACACTTTCGGGGGGCACACCTCAAGACAGACGCCGCACCTGGTGCACTTGGCGTGATCGATGACGTGGACGGTTTTCGTATCACCGGAAATCGCGTCGACGGGGCAGTTTTTCGCGCAAAGTCGGCACCCGTTGCACTTTTCGGGCTGGATGAAATACCGGATCAGGTTCCGGCAGACCAGCGCGGGGCATTTCCTGTCCCGTATGTGCGCTTCGTACTCCTCACGGAAATATTTCATAGTCGAGAGAACGGGGTTGGGAAGGGTGGCCCCGAGGCCGCACATGGAGGCGTTCTTGACGGCCAGGCAAAGCTCATCGAGAAATTCCAGGTCCCCCTCGCGGCCCTCGCCGTTGGCGATCCTCGTAAGGACTTCGAGCAGCGCGTCGCTTCCGTCCCGGCAGGAGACGCATTTCCCGCACGACTCGTCGTTGGTGAACTGGACGAAGAATTTCGCGACGTCGACCATGCAGGTGTCTTCGTCGATGACGATCATCCCGCCGGATCCCATCATCGAGCCGGACTTCGCCAGACTTTCGTAATCCACGGGGAGGTCGAGCATGCTCTCGGGAAGGCAGCCGCCCGAAGGGCCGCCGGTCTGGAGGGCTTTGAATTTCCGGTTTCCCTGGATTCCGCCGCCGATTTCGAACACGATCTCCCGCAGTGTGATCCCCATTGGGACCTCGATCAGCCCCGTGTTATTGATCGCGCCGACGAGAGAGAAGATCTTCGTTCCCTTGCTCGTCGGGGTGCCGATCCGAGAGAACCATTCCGCCCCCTCGCGGAGGATCGCGGGTACGGTCGCCAGGGATTCCACATTGTTGATGACGGTGGGGCATCCCCAGATCCCCGCCTGTGCGGGGAAAGGGGGGCGCTGTTTCGGTTCGGGGCTTTCCCCTTCGATCGAATGGATGAGGGAGCTTTCCTCTCCGCACACGAAGGCGCCGGAGCCCTCCCTGATCTCTATGTCGAAGCCGAAAGACGACCCCAGGATGTTCGCGCCGAGGAGTCCGTGTTCCCTGGCCTGTGAGAGGGCAGCCTGCGCGCTCCTTATGGCGAGCGGGTATTCCGTCCGGATGTAGAAATAGCCGTGGGAAGCGCCCACGGCGTAGGCGGCGATCGTCATCCCTTCGATGACCGCATGGGGATCCGATTCGAAGATGCTCCGGTCCATGTAGGCACCGGGGTCCCCTTCGTCGCAGTTGCCGATGAGGTACTTCGGCGCCTTTTCTTCAGCGCGGCAGATTTCCCACTTTTTCCCCGTCGGGAATCCCGCCCCCCCGCGCCCCCGCAAGCCGGACTTCTTGATTTCCTCGATCACTTCGTCCGGCGTCATCGTTCCCAGGGCCTTTTCCAGGGCCGCGTATCCGTCACGGGCGATGTACTCGTCGATCCTGTCCGGATCGATGATCCCCCGGTTCCGCAGCACGATCGCCTTCTGCTTTCGGAAGAACGGTATTTCGTCCCTTTCCGCCCCGATTCCGAGGGCGTACTCGCGCACCGGGGTCCCTCCCTGAAGGTGGTCCTTCAGTATCCGTAGCGCCTTCTCCGGCGTGACGTCTCCGTACAGGACGGCGGGCCCGCCCTTCGTTTCCACGGTCACCATGGGTTCCTTCGAACACATCCCGGCGCATCCGGAGGTGCAAAGCCCCATGTCGCCCAGGCCGTTCTTTCCCACTTCAGCACGAAAGGCCGAAAGCACTTCGCCCGCGCCCGCGGCGATCCCGCACGTCCCCATGTGGACGGTGATCTTCCCCCGGAGCGCGGCGTTCCTGCGGGAGATCTCCTCCCGCGCCGCTTCCCTCTTTTTTTCCAATCCGTTTCCGGAGAGTCCGGGCATGTCAACCGGCCTTGTACTTGTCCAGGATTTTCGGGATCTCTTTCCCCGTCAGCTTGCCGTATACCACGTTGTCGATCATGATCGCGGGCGCCAGGCCGCAACAGCCGATGCACCGGGCGGGCTTGAGCGTGAACCGCATGTCCCGCGTCGTCTCCCCGACCTTGACTTCGAGCCGGTCGCTGATTTTTTCCATCAGCCGCTCGCTTCCCTTCACGTAGCACGCCGTTCCCAGGCAGACGCTGATGAGGTGCTTCCCCCGCGGGACGGTGCTGAACGAGCCGTAGAAGGTCGCCACCTTGTAAATGTGGGAGAGCGGGTAGCCGGTCTCCCGCGCCACGTATTGCAGCACATCCTCCGGCAGGTAGTTGAACTCCGCGTTTATCTCCTGGAGGATCGGCATCAGCATGCCGTCCTTCCCCAGGTGTTTCGAGAGGATCGCCGCGGTCTTATCCCGGAATTTTTCCTCCGGCACGGGCGCCGACGGGGCCAGCGGCTGGACCTTGTTCCGCGCGGGGCAGTTGGCCACGCAGGTTCCGCAGCCGGTGCATTTCGACTCGTCGATGAAGCGGGTGCGTTTTTTCACCCGGACCGTGAAGTTCCCGGGCCCGCCCTCGATCTTCTCCACGTCCGACTGGGAAAGGATCTCGATGTCCTTGTGCCTGCCGATGGCGACCAGCCGCGGCGCCATCGTGCACATCGCGCAGTCGTTCGTCGGGAACGTCTTGTCGAGCTGCGACATCGCCCCGCCGATGGACGGCTTGGCGTCGACGAGATAGACCTTGATGCCGGAGTCCGCGAGCGCGAGCGCCGCCTCCATCCCGCCGATTCCGCCTCCCAGGACCATGGCGGAGCCGACTTTCCGGCGCGTTTCTCCCGAGTTCATGCCGCGCTTTTTTCCTCTCCCGGCGCATTCAGTGCGGCGGTCTTCTCCCGGACGGCCTGGAAGAAGAGCGCCAGGGGCCGGTAGATCATGTGGGACCATCGCCCGAACGGCATTTCGATCACAAGCATCGGGACGGCGATGGCCAGGTGAAGGGCGTACATGAAAAGCGTTGCCATTGCATAACCATGGGCTGCCGTCGAGAGGCCATCGGTTTCCATCCCGTGGGCCAGGTACCGCAATACATGCACCGAGATCCCGCTCAAAGCGGTCAGGAACAGGAGCAACGGAAGCACGTAGTCCGCAAAGTCGGATCTTTTATGAAGCGGCTCCTTCTTCTGGAGGTGTCCGATGAGAATGTCGCCGGCCCCATATAGGAGAGCGGCCGTTATGAGATACCCGAGCCACCGTTGGGGGTCGTAGACCGGGTATGGCAAGTCGGTCTGGAACCACCGCAGGGCGAACACAAGTATCAAGAGCATCAGCGTGCAGCCGGCGGCGAGCGTCAGGTGTTTCACCCGTCGGTTTTTCCGCTCAGGCTCCGGGCATTTTTTCATCCCCGGTTGCGCCGACAGGTGGAAGAAGAACATTTTCGCTTCGGAAAGCAGGAGGGGGAGCGGGATAGAAGCGCCCGCCTCTCGTCCTAATGTGAACCGGTACATGCGGTAGCCATGCGACAGCAGGATCAAGAACGGAACGAGGATCACGAAGAGAGTGAACCACGTGATCGTGCCGAACATGTGATCCAGTTTCATCGGCGTGGAGACGAGATCGCCGACGCTCAATCCCACCGCGTACACGTGGTAAAGGGCCGCCAGCAGGAGGACCAGGAACCCGGTGATGAGAAGGGACCCGGCAGCCCAGGCCTTCGAGCTGAACATCCTTCCGGAAAGGCCCGTCCAGTCATATTGCGCTATGAGGTAGCGGCGGAGCGTGGCCATCGAATCCCCCGGCTCGGCCTGCTGCGGGCATTTCGTCGAGCAGTCGCCGCAGTCGTGGCAGAGCCACGGCTCGAGGCCTTCGAGAACCATCTCCTTCAATCCGAGAAGCGCGAACTGGATCGGCCTGCGGGGGAAGGAAGCCGCATCGCTTGTCAGGTCGCAGGTTATCGTGCACGTGCCGCAGTTGAGGCACTTGACGGATTCGAATCGGCCATATTTACGGATTTCGGAAGGGAGAGAGGGGGTGACTTGCGTTTTTCGGAGAGAGGCGGATGGCACCAGCCGTGTTCCTCTCGTTCCCTTTAGTGTCAGACAGACAACGAGCCCAACGTGGAGCGAGTAGACGTCTTGCCCCGTTTTATTACGAAAACGGTTATAAGGCGGTTGGAGGCGAAATCCCCGCTTCCCCAAAAGCGGGAACCTGTGGAAATGTAATCCATGTTCTATTCCATGTCAAGAGAGATGGGGGCCGCCGTTTATTTTGTCGTATGGGACCCGCGGAAAGGCGCGGAAATAAAAAATCCGGTGAGGGAAATATGAATTCGTTCCCATGGATATGCCCAATAATGCGTTAAAAATATGGGGAAATACGCATCGGAACGGCCTGCATTACTCGATCCGGAGGAACCGTTTGATAATCGTACCCCGGCGGAAAGCTTCGTTGGGAATCACATTCAATTCAAAACACTATTTTTTTTCCAGATGTACCGGTAAAACATACTGGAAAGGGCGGTTTCGCACGGAAAAATAAAACGGTCGTAAATTCGGTTTTCCAAGATAATTTACCTCGAATCCGGTAAGGGTGGGGTTATTCAAGGGGATGCCGTCAAACCGGTCCGAGTCCGTCAATCCGTTC
The nucleotide sequence above comes from Deltaproteobacteria bacterium. Encoded proteins:
- a CDS encoding 4Fe-4S dicluster domain-containing protein; this encodes MPSASLRKTQVTPSLPSEIRKYGRFESVKCLNCGTCTITCDLTSDAASFPRRPIQFALLGLKEMVLEGLEPWLCHDCGDCSTKCPQQAEPGDSMATLRRYLIAQYDWTGLSGRMFSSKAWAAGSLLITGFLVLLLAALYHVYAVGLSVGDLVSTPMKLDHMFGTITWFTLFVILVPFLILLSHGYRMYRFTLGREAGASIPLPLLLSEAKMFFFHLSAQPGMKKCPEPERKNRRVKHLTLAAGCTLMLLILVFALRWFQTDLPYPVYDPQRWLGYLITAALLYGAGDILIGHLQKKEPLHKRSDFADYVLPLLLFLTALSGISVHVLRYLAHGMETDGLSTAAHGYAMATLFMYALHLAIAVPMLVIEMPFGRWSHMIYRPLALFFQAVREKTAALNAPGEEKSAA
- a CDS encoding Ni/Fe hydrogenase subunit alpha, with protein sequence MTQKIVIQPVTRIEGHAKVTIQLDDAGNVKDTKVNVIELRGFEKFLLGKPVEELPRIVTSICGVCPWSHHLASAKACDAVFGVAEIPSAGRKLRELCNFIAFTEEHILQFYFLSGADFVMGPDAPYAVRNVIGIAGAVPDVAKTVVRCRTLGARMLDKVSGKSIHPVTAVPGGFSKALTAEERDAIKPMAQEIHELAKFTMDYAKKNIFPKYLEVVKTLGVIETGFLGTVGKNGALDLYDGALRMMTADGKYEDFASGQYTDHIVEHVEPWTYLKFPYMKKAGKFSMDLAAPSGIYRVNTLARLNVCDGITTPLAQKEFEEFRSAFGRPAQLTLLYHWARLIELLHASERIIELLNDPEITSTEVRVPVTPRAARGVGSVEAPRGTLIHDYETDDNGIVTNVNLIVATTNNNAAINMSVRQAASLVIRNGVYDEGALNKVEMAIRAYDPCLSCATHALDGKLPVKVEIVDPEGKQLDVLTNC
- a CDS encoding FAD-dependent oxidoreductase, with translation MIRLTVNGQSVEVEAGTKLLSAVEKIGVKVPTLCHHKALTPYGACRLCVVEVQAPGRGPALHASCSYPAIDGISVLTDTERVRRARKIVAELLLARCPGSDVIRRIASDLGVKEPRIASKNDDCVYCGLCVRMCAERMGRSAVGFSGRGPRKRLESPFGKHNGICWTCGACDFICPVGKKVSSLTSGKDTVPIHNEYNLNLDRRPAVSILYPQAVPNKPVIDKETCLHLNHDVCGICEAVCEAKAIDYKRQDETVELNVGAVVLSPGFELFDPKVKEDLGYGRYRNVLTALEFERILSASGPFSGEVLRPSDRSHPKRIAFLQCVGSRDHERDYCSSVCCMYATKEAVIAKEHSKEALHCDIFFMDVRAYGKGFEAYYETAKKNGVGYIRCRVPSVEEIPETGNLKVHYLAEDDRKASLEYDLVVLSVGMQPPKKAQELAATFGFELNDHRFCRTSAFRPIESTRDGVFVAGPFTEPKDIPETVMQGGASASKVLSLLSDVKGSLILPKEYPPELDVAGQEPRVGVFVCHCGTNIAGVVNVPGVVEYARTLPGVVYAENNLYTCSNDAQERIKEKIREHKLNRVLVASCTPRTHEPLFRNTIREAGLNPYLFEMANIRDQCSWVHMHEPEKATAKAKDLVRIADAKAVLLTPLRKGSVSVTKAALVIGGGVSGMTSALDLAGQGYDVYLLEKEKELGGNLRRLRYLLDGEDPRRELSSLLGKVEASDKIDVLTEAGIVKVEGSIGHFRTKVRTNGEDREIEHGVAIVATGAKEYLPKEYLYGQDERVLTQLELEERLAADGKRFLAGTGGAPKTVVMIQCVGSRNEDRPYCSRMCCSEAVKNALKIKELSPETNVYVLYRDIRTYGFREGYYTKARQEGVAFVRFDENLKPEVAANGKGLNVGVRDTVLGFDLEIPADLVILSAGTIPNEESKALAQHFKVPLNQDGFFLEAHLKLRPVDFATDGVYLCGLAHSPKTIEESIVQAGAASAKAAVILSKDALDLEANISHVVDANCDGCAYCVDPCPFKAVTLLEYMFKGAVKKTVEINESLCKGCGTCMATCPKKGVYVRGFTLEQIGAQISAALEAAGG
- a CDS encoding hydrogenase iron-sulfur subunit; its protein translation is MRDLHGDLPEEGGVRPRVHARADRSSDFRGSRGGGRIKRPTVEDETFEPLIIVLACNWCSYAGADLAGVSRQQYPPNVRIIRVMCSGMVHPNLVINALTKGADGVIMCGCHPGDCHYLEGNLTAQKRADGIFLMLEDFGIENERFRLEWVSASEGGKFAAVMREFTEEVRKLGPSPYRT
- a CDS encoding NADH-quinone oxidoreductase subunit NuoF, with the translated sequence MGTCGIAAGAGEVLSAFRAEVGKNGLGDMGLCTSGCAGMCSKEPMVTVETKGGPAVLYGDVTPEKALRILKDHLQGGTPVREYALGIGAERDEIPFFRKQKAIVLRNRGIIDPDRIDEYIARDGYAALEKALGTMTPDEVIEEIKKSGLRGRGGAGFPTGKKWEICRAEEKAPKYLIGNCDEGDPGAYMDRSIFESDPHAVIEGMTIAAYAVGASHGYFYIRTEYPLAIRSAQAALSQAREHGLLGANILGSSFGFDIEIREGSGAFVCGEESSLIHSIEGESPEPKQRPPFPAQAGIWGCPTVINNVESLATVPAILREGAEWFSRIGTPTSKGTKIFSLVGAINNTGLIEVPMGITLREIVFEIGGGIQGNRKFKALQTGGPSGGCLPESMLDLPVDYESLAKSGSMMGSGGMIVIDEDTCMVDVAKFFVQFTNDESCGKCVSCRDGSDALLEVLTRIANGEGREGDLEFLDELCLAVKNASMCGLGATLPNPVLSTMKYFREEYEAHIRDRKCPALVCRNLIRYFIQPEKCNGCRLCAKNCPVDAISGDTKTVHVIDHAKCTRCGVCLEVCPPKVSAVMKVTGPPGPEGT
- a CDS encoding NAD(P)H-dependent oxidoreductase subunit E; this encodes MLMPILQEINAEFNYLPEDVLQYVARETGYPLSHIYKVATFYGSFSTVPRGKHLISVCLGTACYVKGSERLMEKISDRLEVKVGETTRDMRFTLKPARCIGCCGLAPAIMIDNVVYGKLTGKEIPKILDKYKAG
- a CDS encoding methyl viologen-reducing hydrogenase, with the protein product MVRVAEEWFSICGGCEVTVLDIGEPLLDLLPKLQFVHMPVLMDHKIFGQTGQGTKMEIPEAEVGIISGGIRNEENRELAKEMRAKCKILIALGSCACFGGIPALANQFKLEELLDKVYRGSKSTPPAPTPATDIPPLTDRVYALDEVVKVDVYLPGCPTAPEIVAQALVSLLEGKAFSLPERSVCDDCPVKREEKADISLKRPLESIIPEGQALEGSRCFMELGYLCLGPVTRSGCGGSEKTPRCIKGRMPCRACFGPIRKDANPLVEIMGALSSIGLDPKTIPDRAATFQRYIGAQGRLRPLAKRP